CTTTTTTTTGAAAGGAGGTGATAGGAGGGGAGAAAACGTGCTGTATCTAGTTGGTATTAATGGTGTTTTTTAGTGGTAAAATGTTTTTACGGAGGGATTTAGATGGGAAAGAAGATTTTATTACTGATCACCAGCTTGTCTTTGATAGTTGGATGTAGTGAGATGATGAGAAATAGGGCAGCTTATATCAAGCTGCCACCGATACCCCAGGGGGCGTCATATGTAGGGAGTGAGGCCTGTGGAGACTGTCATGAAGATTACATCCAAGAAAGTACCAACGTACACCTGAAAATTGCATCTTTTGAGGTGCCACAGGGTGTAAAAACAGGATGTGAAAGCTGTCATGGTCCGGCTTCTCTACACGTTGAGGGTGAGGGAGATACCGAGAAGATTATCAGATTCGGTCCCGAAGGACTTGAGCCAGATGAAATCGCAGGGGTGTGTGTAAGCTGTCATCAGGCGGGGACACATTTCAACTGGGCAGGTTCCATTCATGCTGAAAATGAAGTTGCTTGTACTACGTGCCACAAGATTCATGGAAATAAAAACAAGAATTTGTTGGTAGATAAGGAAACGGCACTATGTGCAAAATGCCACCAGGACATTAATGCCAAGACCTATTTTGCCTCTCATCACCCAATAAAAGAGGGGAAGATGGGCTGTTCAGACTGTCACAATCCCCATGGAAGTGCTAGCCCAGAGGCTGGAATGCTTAAGACAGAAGAACGCGTTAATGATCTTTGCCTAAAGTGCCATACACGTTATCAAGGGCCTTTTGTCTTTGAACACGATCCCGTGGTAGAAGATTGTCTAATATGTCATGATCCCCATGGGACTGTAGCCAATAATCTTCTACGTCAGCAGGAACCTTTTATATGCCTCCAGTGTCATGAAGCCCACTTCCATGCAGCAAGGGCCTCAAACAATGTGGCCACAGTATTCGCACCAGGAGATCCATCAAATGTAATAGCGCCTTCAGATCATGGCTTTACAAAGTCATTCATGACCAAATGCACGCAGTGTCATTCAAAGGTGCATGGATCGGATTTACCATCCCAGTCAGTTCCTGGTGCTGGTGCTGCCCTGACACGATAGGTAAGGAGGTGTGCTGATGAATTTAATTAAGAGGATATTTTCAATTGGTTTGGTGGTTTGCTTTTCTGTGATACTCCAAAATGACCTTGGTATTGCAGAAGAAAAGGAATACGAGGGGTCAGTTAGTATTGGTGGAATATTTGTGATGGACGACATCGATTCTGATGAGGATGGAGCCAAGGGAACAGAGTATAACAGCGTGCTAGACAATACAGGATACTGGGATCTTAAAGGTGAATTGGGCTTTGAAAAGGACGGCCTAGCCTTTAAGGGTGAGGCGCATTATCAGTATGTAGATGAGCAGGAATATGGGGCAATATTAGACCTTAAGAGAATTCTTCGTTTAAAGACAGACTATTCGAGATTCTTACACAGACTGGATCACGATGAACTCGAAAATCTAAACGCACATATCTTTTCTAACACAGATCCAGGGCCATCTGCTGGAAAAGGATATTTTGTCGATTTTAATGGTGATGGAACAAATAATAAGAATGAAGAGATCGTAGGTTCTGCCGCAGTTTATCATACAGACTTAGGGGCAGGGGACGAATATCACATAATGAGAAGTGAGTGGAACAATAATGCGGTACTGCATATCCCTCAGATTCCAGGCTTAAAACTGTCCTTTTCTCACAGATTTGAAGAACGAAAGGGCTTGGACCAGGCCCGTACCATGAGCAAGTGTTCTGCATGCCACATTGTCGCCGACAGTAAGAGCATTGACGAAGAAACCAATGATTATATGCCGAAGGTCTCTTTAAATACTGAAAACTTCGCTATTGAGTATTCTTTTCTCCATAGAGATTTTGATGATAAGAGCGAAGATATGAGTGTTGTGTACAACAACCTTGCAACTACTCACCTGGGTTTTACTAATAGGCTTCAATTCGATGGTCGGGATGGCCCGCTTCCTTATTCTAAGACCCCTGATTCTCAAAAGGATGCCCACACCTTAAAGGCCAAGTGGAACGTAAACCGCACAAACACTGTGACTGCTGCTTTAGTCTATTCCCAGAGCACAAATAAGAGTACTGATGGTCCATATGACATTCTGACTGGTAATTTAAATGACGAACTGGAGATGGATAGTACTGCCATCATGGCGAGGTGGCACAACAGAGTCAGTCGCAAACTTTCTTTCAATGTCTTTGGAAAGTATCAGACCATAGACAATGACGACGCATTTATAGATGTAGTGGACAGGACAAATGCCGATGGTACAACCCTTGGAGATGGATACTCAAGAAGTGCTTTAGGGGCTGCAGAAGGCCTTCAGACTGGCTTTTGGGATTTTACTAGAAAGTCTGGGTATGATCTCGATATCACAACCCTTGGTTTTGATGTAGCATGGAGACCTATGCACGGTGTCACTCTCAGAGGAGCCTATGAATTTCACTATGAAGATCGAGAGAATGCCGAGGAACACAACGTTCCAGACGACACCACGGAGCATACTATTAAGCTCTCGGGTGATTGGCGAGTCATGCATTCTTTGAAGCTTGGATTTGGTTATAAACTAGAGCTTGTCGATGATCCATATGCCCTTAAATTTGCAGTCTGTGCTCCAGATGGCTCCTATGGCGAATACGGAGGTCCTCCAGGTTCATTATATGACTATTCGAGATCCTATGACCCTACCATATATAGTAAGCGTGTCGGAACCCGTTCCAACCTGCCTGAGACAGCTCATGAATTTTCATTTAAGGCCAATTGGATGCCAATTACGGTGTTGAGTACAAACGTTTATGCGAAATACAAGATGGCTGAAAATGATGATGTTGACGGCAATAGCTGGGAACAGGACCTTTTTTCCGGTGGAATCAACGTGGTATTGACCCCCAATGAAAAAATATCATTTGTTGCAGGCTATGATTATTTTAATGACAAATACGAATCAATGTACTGCATAGCAATATATGATGGGTGAGCAAATATAATTACAACGGACCAGTTTGGTTCCGAGCAGACAGGAATGGATTACAGGACCGAGGCCCACAGCTTTTCAGTTGTTGCCACTTATAGGCCACTGGCTGTCTTAGGCTTCAATGCTAATTTCAACTATACTACTGGCAGAGGTAATATCACAGACCTTAAATTCGAAAGTATGTTCCCAACAGGGGATGCAAAGCTAGATTTGGATACCAGTTCAATCAATCCAAATCAGCCATATCTCTATGACGTAGCATATTTGAATGAGATGGCAGATTATTCGAATTTGGATTTTGAACAGCTCGATTTTACCATGGGAGTCTCTTACAGGATCTCAAATGACATAGGTCTTGGTATCAACTATTATTACACAGATTTTGAAGACAACGAAGCCTATGTATATGGAGACCAAGATGTAACTGTACAGTCACTCATGGGCTTTGTAACTGTGAGTTTCTAGGAATAGATGATTTTCCAAAGAAACGGGGAGCAGTGGCTCCCCGTTGCTTATTTTTATCTTTTGTCTAACTGTTCTATAGTCTGATTTCACTTCACATTATTGACCTCTTTTTCTCTTGGTGTTACTAAAACACTTTGTCAATTTGGCAATAAAGTAAATTCGGAGGAGATATAAGAAATGATAGTTATTTTAAAACCCGACATAAAAAGGGAGGGCCCTGAAGTACAAAAAATAAATGATTTCATAAGTAACTTCCCAAAGGTCAATATTAAACTGATTGAAATAGAGGGTGAGACCAGGACAGTATGTGAGTTACATCTCATCGGATCTACTCATAATATCCCCCAAGACGTCCTTGAATCCATGCCTGGGGTCGAAAAGGTGGTACGAGTATCTACAAAGTATAGGCAAATTGGCCGCCATGACATAGATGTCGTACCCATTGGGTTTGAATATCAGGGATTGAGGTTTGACCAGGATTCTTTCCACATATTTGCTGGTCTGTGCGCAGTGGATACACCAGAGCATGTGGAAGAGATCTTCAGGACCCTTGCAGAATTGGGTATTGTAACGGCCAGGATGGGGGCATATAAGCCAAGAACAAGTCCTTATGACTTTCAGGGACATGGTAGGGATTGTTTACCCTGGCTGTTTGAAATTGCAGGGAAACACGGTATCAAAGTCATTGCCATGGAAGTGCTCAAGGAATCGCATATCGATGAAATTTTCGAAGAGTTGGAAAAGGCAGGAAAGCCAACAGGGATTATGCTCCAGATTGGAACCAGAAATGCCCAGAATTTTGAATTATTAAAGGCGGTCGGTTCTCAAAAGGAATTTCCAGTACTTTACAAAAGAGGCATGGGACTAACTCTGGAGGAGAGTTTAAATGCCTGTGAATATATAGCAAGTGGCGGGAATAGGAATATTATTTTCTGCCTTCGCGGCGTCAAATCTCACCTAGGCTCACCTCATAGAAATCTTGTGGACTTTGCCCATGTCCCAGTAATCAAGCGGCTTACCCGTCTTCCTGTCTGTGTTGACCCAAGTCACTCTGTAGGATCGAAGGAAGTAGCCCCAGATGGGCTTCCAGATATCTTTCACGCATCTGCTCAGGGAGTTATTGCTGGTGCAAACATGATATTGGTAGAGTGTCATCCTGATCCGCAGACTGCCCTGTGTGATGGTCCCCAGGCACTTACCATGGAGGAAATGGCAAAATTTGTAGAAGATACGAAAATAATACGAGAGGCATATCTCAGGAGAAAAGAGGCATTTTCAAGGTCAAAGATGAAAGAACTAGCTGATAGTTAATGCATAACAGTGGAACATTTAATATTGCGTATTAGCATGACATGCTTTATATAAGTCAAAAATTTGGGAAAGGGGGTGTATTGACAAAGGTAGTGTATTAAACGTTTTTTTGAGGAATCGATTTTGAAAAGTAAAAAATTAAAAGGAGGGTTTACTGTTATGCTAAAAAATGGGAGAGGTTTTTTTAGCCTGATTTTCTTTTCAATTTTTTCTTTATGTCTTGCAGGTATTTCTTTTGCCGGTCCAGGATCTGTAGAGATACAGACTGTTGGCGACATCACTATCAAGATGGGGGCCCAGGTAAGGCTCATTCCAACTGCTGAAATCAATAGAGATTTTGGTGTGAGTAAAGACGTTGATGGCGCTGTGGCAACAACAATTTTACCAGGTACTGGTGCCATTAGTGTAAATACAAGAGGACATCTCACTGAAGGTGCTGGCGATGTAAAAGACAGCTATTTTAGGAATGAGAATAGGCTATTCTTTAATTTTGCTCATGGCCAGGACTGGGATGTCTACATGGCACTGGAATATGATAGTCTTTGGGCAAGGGAGACTGCAGACCGTACTGACTTTGCTGCTGGAAGGCAGAGCCAACAGTTCGGTATTGAAAGGCTTTTGGCCACCTTCAATCTTCCAATGATTTACTCAAGACTCCAGGCAGGTTGGGATGCCCGTGGTGTGGATATTAAATACGGCGGACTTGTTTACGGCGACGACGATCCAGGTATAGGTATTGTCGGTGCCAAAGACGCCATGAAATGGGCCTTCTGGTACATTAAAAAGGATGAAGATGAGGCTGGTTACACTCAAGGCACACAAATCCTTTAGGACCTGCAAACGATGCATTGGCATCAGACAGGACATTTATTTATGGCAAATTGGCTTACAACCTTGGTATTGCAGAGGTTGAAGGCTTCTGGATGTGGGATAAGAACGATCAGGCTGGTAAAAATGTTGACCATCATTTTGTAGGCCTCCAGGGCAATGGTAAAGTCGGTATTGCCAAGGTTATGTTGGAAGCCGCCTATGGCTTTGGTGACTATGATACTGCCGCTGGTCAGAACTATGACCTTGGTTCTTGGGCATTCTTTGGTGATGTCGCCTTTGATCTCCATGATCAGGTAGGAATCAAGAAGTTTGAAGTACATGTTGGCGGTATCTACGCACAGGGTGATGATGACTGGTCCGATAACGACCTAACAGGTTGGACCCCAGCCACTGGTATCACAAGATTTACCCCTGCATTTGGTACTGAGCAGAGCATTTCTTTCGATGGTGACAATATGTTTGGTCAGATCCTCTACAGCATCTTCCCAGCATACTATGGTTCTGGCCTTATAGGTGGTGGTATAAACGGGAAAGCACAGTTCGATAACCCTGGTCTCATCATGATCGGTGGTGGTGTGAAGGCTGCATGGGATAAGTGGAGCTACAAGGGTAATGTAATGGCCATGTGGTTCGAAGAGGCACAGGCCGTTGAGAATTACTATGCATTGAAGGGTGTTGCAGGTAATATTAACATTGACGAGTTCATGGGCATTGAGTGGAACAATGAAATTGCATACAAGCTCTACAAGAACGTGACCATCAAGGGTGGAGCAGCATTCTTGTTCCCAGGCGCTGGCGCCAAGGACATTGCCCAGGCACTTAAGGCATTTGTCCAGGGTGTGAATTTTGAAGATGCAGGAGATTCAGACGACGTCTCTATGCGCTTTGCAGCAGAGCTTATCTGGTTCTTCTAATCTAGTCAGAATCTGATTTAAATAATCATAAAAGGCCGTCTGTTAAGGCGGCCTTTTTTATTAATATCTGCTTGACATTTCAGTCGGAATTGGTCTCCATACAGCTATGAAACATTATATGCTTTTCTCCATTTTTACAGCAGTTCTCTTCCTTTCCCTGTTTTTGACATGCCTGATAGGGGCTGTATCCATAGCTCCTGGAGAGATATTTAGGGTATTTCTTGCCCAGTTGGGAGTCGTCGATCTAAATTCAATAGATCCTTCTATCTTTGCTATTATATGGGACATACGGTTCAGCAGGATACTACTTTCGGCCTTAGTTGGATGTGCCCTTGCCATTTCAGGAGCCGCTTTCCAGGGCGTATTGATTAACCCATTGGCAGACCCTTTTACAATAGGTGTTGCCTCTGGAGCTGCCTTTGGAGCAACCCTTGCCATCTTCCTGGGAAGCGCTTTTGGAGAGATTCCAGCATGGGTTCAAGGCCTTGGCATCATCCCGATCTTTGGTTTTTTAGGTGCAATGGTCGCCCTCTTTTTTGTAATAGCCTTTTCAAGGCTATCAGGGGGGTTGAGAAGAGAGACCATGATTCTTTCAGGTATTGTTGTAGCAACATTTCTTTCTGCCCTAATCTCACTTTTAAAGGCGCTAGATGAAGAGTCTGTCCAGGCAATAGTATTTTGGATTATGGGCAGTCTCCAAGGCAGGTCATGGGCTCATGTGGGATTTGCAATGCCTTATATAGTCTGTGGCATTGTTATGCTTTTTTTTCTTACACGTGAACTGGATATTATGACACTGGGGGATGAACAGGCAAAACAATTAGGTGTAAACGTTGAAAAAATACGATATCTAGTCCTCATTGGTGCAAGCATCCTTACGGCAGCATGTGTTTCTGTATCAGGGGTTATTGGCTTTGTTGGCCTTGTAATACCACATATGGTACGGCTTGGGCTTGGTGCGAGGCATACACCCCTTTTTATTGGCTCAGGCCTCCTTGGTGCCATTACCATGATTTGGTCAGATGCCATTTCCAGGTCGATCCTGCCAGGAGGAGAGGAGATACCAGTAGGGGTAATAACTGCCCTTATAGGTGGGCCAGTATTTTTCCTCATCCTTGTGAAGAGCAAAAAAGAGGACTTGGAGACTGAGCCGTGAAGGTCTTGAGAATAAGGGAGCTTAGCGCAGGCTATGGCAGCCGAGATGTCCTTGATGAGATTAATATAGATATCCATGCAGGAGAATTTGTGGGTATCCTTGGTCCAAATGGTTCTGGTAAGACAACTTTATTGAGGACAATTACAGGTTTGATCCCAGTAAAAAGGGGATCAATAGAACTCTTCGGTCAAGATCTGGAGTCCTTAAATGAAATTGAGACTGCGAAGAGGGTAGCAGTTGTACCCCAGAGAGTAAATATTGAATTCCCAATAGATGGGTTTCATGTGGTTTTGATGGGCAGATATCCTCACAGGCAATCAGGATTTCTTAGAGGTTATTCAAAAGAGGACTGCAGGGTAGCTGATGAGGCTATGAAGCGTACAAGGACTACCCATCTAAAAAAGGCACTGGCCAATAGACTTTCGGGGGGAGAAGCAAAGCTCCTCTCCATAAGTAGGGCCATTGCCCAGAGTCCAGGACTGCTTCTTTTGGATGAGGCCACAGCAAACCTCGATCCAATGAGGAAGGTGCACATGTTTCGGCTCTTTGAGTCGATGAACAGAGTTGATGGACTTACCATAATTTGCGTGATGCACGACCTCAATTTGGCGGCCCTTTTTTGTAGCCGATTCATCTTTCTCAAGCAGGGAAGGGTGGTCTTAGATGGTGGGCCTGAAGAGGTTTTTACCCCTGAAAATTTGCAAAGTATTTATGATGTTGATGTATCTATCATAAGGCATCCAGTGAAAAAGCGCCCCCAGGTACTCTTTGGATAATCCAATCCCTCTAGCAGGACTACGTCAAAGTGTTGAGTTTTGAGTGTTGAGTTTTGAGTTAAAGGAAGAAAAACTTGGTAAAGTTCAGTCAACAAGGTGGTCCAATGCCCAGAGGCTATTCTCTGAAGGACTTGACCAACGATTTTGACAGAGTATTGATCCCTCTTGACATAAAAAAGATATAGTAGTACTTTTTTCAAAAAAGTATCACTCTCTGCAACGGGGAATCCGGTGAAAATCCGGAGCGGGCCCGCCACTGTGAGTGGGGACGAAGGCTTCATGCGCCACTGTCTGATATTTCAGATGGGAAGGCGAAGTCTGTAGGTTGATCCACGAGCCAGGATACCCGTCAGAGAGGATGCCTTTTGGCTTCGGCGTGGAACCCGAAGAGAAGGCGGAAAAAGCTTATCTGGTCAAGCGGGCTGGCCGGGCTATAGTTCCCGGTTTTTTTGTGTGCCTGTATCCCCGCCTATCTGCTCTTCAACCATGCCGGCCTAAAAAAATAAAAGGAGGTCGGTTTTATGAAGAAGTTCTTAATCTGTTTCATTTTAGTTGCAGGGTTTTTGGGGGCCCAGTGTAAGTGGGCATTTGCCAGCCAGGGTACATTGCTTCGTTTTTTAAAGCCAACCTATAAGGAAGGACCTGTCCCAATTGTTCTTGTAGCCTTTGGAACCAGCACAAAGGCCCAGGTAACTTTTGATCACATAGATAGGGAAATAAGAAAGGCCTTCCCTGGTCATGAGATTAGATGGGCTTTTACCTCAAGCATCATAAGGAAGAAAATGAATAAAAAATACGAGAAGCAAGGTAGTCCTAAGAGACTTAAAAGCCTTCAACAGGTCCTTTCAGATCTAGAGGCCAATGGCTATAGAAAGGCAGTGGTCCAGTCCCTTCACGTATTTCCAGGTGAGGAATGGATTCACATACTGAATCAGGGGAAAATCGATGGCTTGAGGATCTCTTATGGAGAACCATTATTTGCCACTTGGGAAGATGTAAACAAGATCCTAGACGACATCGTTAAAGACATCCCAAATCCCAAAGAAGGATGTGCAATACTTGCGGGACACGGGACCCCCAATACCTATTCTTCGCCAGCGACTGCAGTCTATTTGGCATTTGATAGGCTACTACATACAAGGTTTTCCAATTGCTTTTTGGGAAGCGTTGAAGGTATCCCTGATAAGGAAGATGCAATAAAAAGGGCGACATCCTATCCAAAAGACTATGTGAAGATAATTCCCATAATGCTAGTGGCAGGCGATCACGTCATGAATGACATAATGGGGACTGAACCTGGTGAGGATGGGGAGCTGTCCTGGGCCTTGGAACTAAAAAAGGCTGGGAAAAAGGTGGAGGCACCAACTGTGACAATAAATGGAAAAAAATATTACAAAGGTCTTGGCTTCTATGAGGCCACTACTGAAGTAATTATAGAACATATCAGACAGGCTATGCGAGACCTTTAAAAAGTTTTGAGTGTTGAGTTTTGAGTTGAAGGAATGGAATTAAAAAAGTTGTGAGTGTTGAGTTTTGATCGGCTTTGGCGCTCCTTCTCTTGTTCTCAACCAGGAGCTTGGGAACGAGGTGAAAATGATATTGGCATAGAACATAGAACTAGAACCACTGTTTATACAAAGAGGGATTCAAGGGAGGAAAAGTTATGCAAAAAAATATTGGAAAATTGATCATGGGATTCTTTTGGACGATAATGCTGGTATTTGCTAATCCGGCGACTTCATTTTCGCAAACGTATGAAGAGTTAAAAAAAGAGATAAAATCTTTGGTGGATCAAAATAAAGCCCTTACAGAGCGCTTAAAAAAGGTGGAAACAGAGCTGAGTGAGCTTAAGGAGGGCCATGAGAAGGGATTAGAAATCGAGCCTCAAGAGGAGGGATCAATTTCTGGATTTTTGACTGATGCTGAAAAAAGGATCAATTTGAGTGGACTCCTTGAATTTGGCGGAGCCTATAGAGATACATCATATGACAATGGTGAGGATGTGACTGAAAGTGATTTGGTTATGACAACAGTTGAGCTAGATTTTTCAGCAAAGCTAAACAAGTGGGTTGATGTAACAGGGGTACTACTCTATGAAGATCCAACCTTTGAAAGTGAGGAGACTAGTTTTGAGCTGGATTCAGCCTCAGTGGTGTTTGGAGCAGAAGAAGGTTTTCCTTTTACCCTGACCTTAGGGAAGGTCTATGTACCTTTCGGGGCCCTTTTGACCTATTTCCCAGATGATCCTCTAATTGACTCACCACTTACACTGCTTCTGGGAGAATCAAACGAAAAGACAGCGATCCTTGCCTATACTGATGGGGGATTGACTGTATCTGTTTATGCCTACAACGGAGATGTGGAAGAAAAGGGAGAGGGAGAAAATAGATTGGAAAGCTATGGATTTGATGTTCATTTCGAATATGGCTTGGATATGGAAGGCCTAAATTTTTATAAAAGGGGTGAAAAATTTAAGCATGATCCAAACAAGTGCATAGATTTCTTAATTGGTGGGTCATACATATCCAATCTGGCAGATTCAGACTTTTTGTCAGATGCACTGGGTGATGAGATTGATCATTACGTTGGCGGAATGGATTTTTACGTGCATGCCGAACACCGTGGATACTTCATTGCGGCTGAGTTCATGGGGGCTGTGAATCATTTTTCCGCAAATGACCTCAGTTCAGGTAACTCTGGGGCCAAGCCCTATGTTTGGAATATTGAAACAGGATTTAGCTATAACTGGTGGAAAAATCTTGAAGTGGCATTCAAGATTGCTGGCTCTTTTGATACTGAGGCCCTTGGGCTCCCTGAACGGCGTTATGGTATTAACTTGAATCAGGAACTCTTTGAGGGAGTTACACTCTCTTTAGGCTATATACACGATCAATACCATGATATTGATATAGACAAACGTGATGAAAGAGAACTTTTATATGGCCAGATGGCTGTGGAATTCTAGTCTATTATTTTTATTTGTCTTCTCCTGCCTTGTAAGGACTGCATCCGCCCTTACGATTGTAGACGATAGGGGAAAGACTATTGAACTCAAGGCCCCAGCAAGGCGTATCATAGCCCTGTATGGGGCCTTTAATGAGATTATTGCAGCCCTTGGAAGAGAGGAGCTGTTGATTGCCCGTACAAAGGCAGACAGAGACCCTGCCTCGATCCTTAAGCTACCTGAAATAGGGACCCACATGAGACCCAACGTTGAGTTGATTGTCTCTTTAAAGCCAGATCTCATTCTTCAGAGTACAGGTAGAAGGCTTGCCCTTGAGCCAGTTAGGGCCCTTGAAAACATGGGGTTTAAAGTTGCAGTGTTTAATCCAAATTCCATAACTGGCCTTTACACTACGATACTTAGGATTGGGATACTTATAGGAGAGGAGAAAAAGGCCAAGGTCTTAGTAGAATCTATGAAAAATCGTATAGAACATATACAGAGACATCACATGGGGAAGAGGGCTCCACGGGTATTTTTTGAAGTAAGGTACCCCAATCTGCTTGGGGCAGGGGGGAACAACATTGTCAACGAAATTATAGAGAAGGCCGGAGGTATTAACTGTTTCTCAGGGGTAAAAAAGAAGTTTGTAAGGCCAGGCCTTGAGTCTGTTCTAAAGTGTGATCCAGATTTTTACATCATACAAAAAGGCCCTATGAATCGGGCCCCTGGAAATCCTGAGAATAGGCCCAACTTTATGCTCTTAAGGGCGATACGAGAAGGTCACTGGCTGATGGTGCCTGAAGGCAAATACTCTCGTCCAACACCAAATATAGTTGAGGCCATAGAGGAGCTCTCAAAGGTGTTTATGGAATATGACGACCTCAATGGGCAACAGGGTATGACAAGTATGGAGGACTCTAAGTGAAGGCCATTTTGATTGCTGGTACCAAGAGCGGTGTTGGAAAGACGACTATTACTTTAGGTCTCTTGGGTGCCTTAAAAAGGAGGGGCTTGAAGGTTCAGGCATTCAAGGTGGGGCCGGATTTTATAGATCCAGGACTTCATGCACTATTAACTGGTATTCCAAGTCACAATCTAGACACCTGGATGCTCTCCAATGAAGAGAACATTAAAATTTTTCATAAATATGCAAATCTTTCAGATATATCCGTATTAGAAGGTGTGATGGGCCTATTTGACGGTGCCCCAGGAAGTGCTGAACATGGCTCTACAGCTCATCTTGCAAAGATTTTAGAGGTCCCTGTTGTCCTTGTAATAGATTGTCACGGACTTGCAAGGTCTATCCTGCCTTTAATCAAGGGTTTTCTTGAATACGATAGGGCTGTCCCTATTAAAGGCGTCATCTTAAATAGGGTTGGAAGTCCCAATCATGAGGCTTTTTTGAGAAGAATCATAGCCTCTGATTTCCCAGAGTTAAATGTCATTGGAGCGATACCTAGAAAAGATGAAATGCTGATTCCTTCGCGTCACCTGGGGCTATTTACAGCAGGGGAAATAAAAGATGATATTGGGATTATCAATGAGATAACCGATAGGATCTC
This is a stretch of genomic DNA from Dissulfuribacter thermophilus. It encodes these proteins:
- a CDS encoding ABC transporter substrate-binding protein, with the translated sequence MARWLWNSSLLFLFVFSCLVRTASALTIVDDRGKTIELKAPARRIIALYGAFNEIIAALGREELLIARTKADRDPASILKLPEIGTHMRPNVELIVSLKPDLILQSTGRRLALEPVRALENMGFKVAVFNPNSITGLYTTILRIGILIGEEKKAKVLVESMKNRIEHIQRHHMGKRAPRVFFEVRYPNLLGAGGNNIVNEIIEKAGGINCFSGVKKKFVRPGLESVLKCDPDFYIIQKGPMNRAPGNPENRPNFMLLRAIREGHWLMVPEGKYSRPTPNIVEAIEELSKVFMEYDDLNGQQGMTSMEDSK
- a CDS encoding LbtU family siderophore porin gives rise to the protein MQKNIGKLIMGFFWTIMLVFANPATSFSQTYEELKKEIKSLVDQNKALTERLKKVETELSELKEGHEKGLEIEPQEEGSISGFLTDAEKRINLSGLLEFGGAYRDTSYDNGEDVTESDLVMTTVELDFSAKLNKWVDVTGVLLYEDPTFESEETSFELDSASVVFGAEEGFPFTLTLGKVYVPFGALLTYFPDDPLIDSPLTLLLGESNEKTAILAYTDGGLTVSVYAYNGDVEEKGEGENRLESYGFDVHFEYGLDMEGLNFYKRGEKFKHDPNKCIDFLIGGSYISNLADSDFLSDALGDEIDHYVGGMDFYVHAEHRGYFIAAEFMGAVNHFSANDLSSGNSGAKPYVWNIETGFSYNWWKNLEVAFKIAGSFDTEALGLPERRYGINLNQELFEGVTLSLGYIHDQYHDIDIDKRDERELLYGQMAVEF